From the genome of Bactrocera oleae isolate idBacOlea1 chromosome 2, idBacOlea1, whole genome shotgun sequence, one region includes:
- the pit gene encoding probable ATP-dependent RNA helicase pitchoune produces MSIREKLLMQKIKKREKMKKVLAEKKGKQQVKPSKKVESDEIDDDFSEAPEPQMKKAKGSKKKQQRQIEVVNSDTDSEGEPQQDDGSEYSDDEDIQPEQSVKNQKEKNHADINKIEKQSTVEDLNTEQALQNLHPNERSFASLKGVVSEPTLKAIEEMGFTDMTEIQAKSLPPLLQGRDLVGAAKTGSGKTLAFLIPAVELIYKLRFMPRNGTGVIIISPTRELSMQTFGVLKELMAHHNHTYGLVMGGSNRQVESEKLGKGINILVATPGRLLDHLQNSPDFLYKNLQCLILDEVDRILEIGFEEELKQIVKLLPKRRQTMLFSATQTEKIDALSKLALKKEPFYVGVDDHEDVATVSGLEQGYIVCPSDKRLLVLFTFLKKNRRKKVMVFFSSCMAVKYHHELFNYIDLPVTCIHGKQKQTKRTTTFFQFCNASEGILLCTDVAARGLDIPQVDWIVQYDPPDDPKEYIHRVGRTARGTGSSGHALLLLRPEELGFLRYLKAAKVPLNEFEFSWAKIADIQLQLEKLISKNYFLNQSAKEAFKAYVRAYDSHQLKTIFEINTLDLQAVAKSFGFLVPPVVDLKVGAKRKRPEKRVGGGGFGYYKQMNDDNPKQRVFKQINRDQLKKNKNFMR; encoded by the exons TAAAGGCTCGAAGAAAAAACAGCAGCGCCAAATTGAAGTGGTGAATTCCGACACCGATAGTGAAGGTGAACCACAACAAG ATGATGGAAGTGAATACTCTGATGATGAGGATATACAACCAGAACAATCCGTCAAAAATCAGAAAGAAAAAAACCACGCAgacattaataaaattgagaaacAATCTACAGTTGAGGATTTGAATACTGAACAGGCTCTGCAAAATCTTCATCCGAATGAGCGTTCGTTTGCCTCACTCAAAGGTGTCGTGTCCGAACCCACGTTAAAAGCCATCGAAGAGATGGGTTTCACAGATATGACCGAGATACAAGCTAAATCCCTACCTCCATTACTCCAAGGACGGGATTTAGTTGGTGCTGCCAAGACAGGTTCCGGCAAGACACTTGCTTTCCTCATACCAGCCGTAGAGTTAATATATAAACTACGATTTATGCCACGTAACGGTACAGGAGTTATTATCATATCGCCAACACGAGAATTATCGATGCAAACTTTTGGTGTGCTGAAAGAGTTGATGGCGCACCATAACCACACCTATGGTCTAGTTATGGGAGGCTCCAATCGTCAAGTGGAGAGTGAAAAACTTGGTAAAGGTATCAACATTTTGGTAGCAACTCCGGGCCGTTTATTAGATCACTTGCAAAATTCACCGGATTTCCTATATAAAAACCTGCAATGTTTGATTCTCGACGAAGTGGATCGTATATTGGAAATTGGTTTCGAGGAAGAATTGAAGCAGATTGTGAAGTTACTACCAA AACGCCGCCAAACAATGTTGTTTTCGGCAACTCAAACGGAAAAAATTGATGCGCTCTCCAAATTGGCGCTCAAGAAGGAGCCATTCTACGTTGGAGTCGACGATCATGAGGATGTAGCCACAGTTAGTGGCTTGGAACAAGGATATATTGTGTGTCCCTCAGATAAACGTTTACTGGTTTTGTTCACTTTCCTGAAAAAGAATCGTAGGAAGAAGGTTATGGTGTTCTTCTCGTCCTGTATGGCTGTAAAATATCATCATGAACTATTTAACTACATAGATCTGCCTGTGACGTGTATACAT GGCAAGCAAAAGCAAACCAAACGTACCACTACCTTCTTTCAATTTTGCAATGCATCCGAGGGCATTTTACTATGCACAGATGTGGCTGCACGTGGTCTAGATATTCCGCAAGTAGATTGGATTGTGCAGTACGATCCTCCAGATGATCCAAAG GAATATATTCATCGTGTTGGTCGTACCGCGAGAGGTACCGGCAGTTCGGGTCACGCATTGCTTTTGTTACGCCCTGAAGAGTTGGGATTTTTGCGCTATCTAAAGGCAGCAAAAGTGCCACTTaatgaatttgaattttcatgGGCGAAAATTGCAGACATACAACTACAG CTGGAGAAACTCATCTCCAAAAATTACTTCCTCAACCAATCAGCTAAAGAGGCATTCAAGGCCTATGTACGTGCTTATGACTCACATCAATTGAAAACAATATTCGAAATCAACACGCTGGATTTACAAGCTGTCGCCAAGAGTTTTGGCTTCTTAGTACCGCCTGTGGTGGATCTCAAGGTTGGTGCTAAGCGCAAACGGCCAGAGAAACGTGTTGGTGGCGGTGGCTTCGGCTACTACAAACAAATGAATGACGACAACCCGAAACAGCGCGTCTTCAAGCAAATTAATCGTGACcaattaaaaaagaataaaaatttcatgCGATGA